A single window of Falco peregrinus isolate bFalPer1 chromosome 11, bFalPer1.pri, whole genome shotgun sequence DNA harbors:
- the ABCG8 gene encoding ATP-binding cassette sub-family G member 8, with protein MKEATENLSLDGAGWSQVAHEGLPTNAQDTIFCSEEDNSLYFTYSGKSNVLEVKELNYQVNTASQIPWYENLAHMKMPWTWKSDPHSHVSIIQNLNLKVQSGQMLAIIGSTAGGKTSLLDVITCRDHGGKIKSGQIKINNKPSTPQLVRKCIAHVRQDDRLLPHLTVRETLLFVAKLRLPKFFSDSQRKKRVEDVIAELRLRQCANTRVGNEYLRGVSGGERRRVSIGVQLLWNPGILILDEPTSGLDSFTAHNLVITLSRLARGNRLVLLSLHQPRSDIFQLFDLVLLMTSGVTVYCGTARDMVQYFTELGYPCPRYSNPADFYVDLTTIDKQTAEKEMESQERANTLANLFLEKVKDFDDFLWKVTEGDNVATRFSKERSHLNSEEAINMPHHSSDQLPGVLKQFTILLSRQVSNDFRDLSTLLIHGFEALLMSLLIGFLYYGHEKTRLSIRDTTALLYMIGALIPFTVILDVIAKCHSERAMLYHDLEGGMYSVSPYFFAKILGELPEHCAFVIIYGFPIYWLANLVPEPEHFLLNLLSVWLAVYSARAMALWVAALLPTLQLSAFFGNVLFTSFYLSGGFVISLESLWTVPFWVSKISFLRWNFQSMMQIQFNDFTYEMTVGNTTFQIPGELVTEALDLNSHPLYVSYLVLAGIVCSFLLLYYLSLRFIKQKSSQDW; from the exons ATGAAGGAAGCCACTGAAAACCTCTCTCTGGACGGTGCCGGCTGGAGCCAGGTGGCACACGAGGGCTTGCCG ACCAATGCCCAGGATACTATTTTTTGCTCTGAAGAAGATAACAGCCTGTATTTCACATACAGTGGAAAATCAAATGTTCTCGAGGTCAAAGAACTCAACTACCAG GTTAACACAGCATCCCAGATTCCCTGGTATGAAAACCTTGCGCACATGAAAATGCCCTGGACATGGAAATCAGATCCCCATTCTCATGTGTCAATAATCCAgaatctgaatttaaaagttCAAAGTGGTCAGATGCTAGCTATTATAGGAAGCACTg CTGGTGGAAAGACATCCTTGCTTGATGTAATAACCTGCCGGGACCATGGAGGCAAAATCAAGTCCGGTCAAATCAAGATCAATAACAAACCCAGCACTCCCCAGCTTGTTAGGAAATGCATAGCACATGTGCGGCAGGATGACCGACTGCTCCCTCACCTGACTGTCAGAGAAACATTATTGTTCGTTGCCAAACTGCGCCTTCCAAAGTTTTTTTCAGACTcgcaaaggaaaaaaagg GTAGAAGACGTCATAGCAGAACTACGATTGCGTCAGTGTGCAAACACCAGGGTAGGGAACGAGTATCTCCGTGGTGTTTCAGGAGGTGAGAGGCGGAGGGTGAGCATCGGTGTGCAGCTCCTCTGGAACCCAG GAATACTCATACTTGATGAACCCACATCTGGACTGGACAGTTTTACTGCACATAACCTTGTGATAACGTTATCCAGACTGGCCAGAGGAAACAGATTAGTTCTTCTTTCACTTCATCAGCCCCGGTCAGATATCTTCCAACTGTTTGATTTAGTTCTTCTGATGACTTCTGGAGTCACTGTCTATTGTGGAACAGCTAGAGACATGGTACAATATTTCACAGAACTAGGCTATCCCTGCCCAAGGTACAGCAATCCTGCGGATTTCTATG TTGACTTGACCACTATCGATAAACAGactgcagaaaaggagatgGAAAGCCAAGAAAGAGCAAATACTCTTGCCAACTTGTTCCTAGAAAAAGTCAAAGATTTTGATGATTTCTTATGGAAAGTTACTGAAGGAGACAATGTTGCAACTAGATTCAGCAAAGAAAG GTCCCATTTAAATTCAGAAGAGGCCATCAACATGCCTCACCATTCAAGTGATCAGTTACCAGGAGTCTTAAAGCAGTTCACTATATTATTAAG TCGTCAAGTTTCCAATGACTTCAGAGATCTTTCAACGTTATTAATCCATGGATTTGAGGCCCTTCTCATGTCATTATTAATCGGATTTTTGTACTATGGCCATGAGAAAACCAGACTCTCTATTCGTGACACAACAGCCCTGTTGTACATGATAGGTGCACTAATCCCATTCACAGTGATTTTGGATGTTATTGCCAAAT GTCATTCAGAGAGAGCTATGCTTTATCATGACTTGGAAGGTGGAATGTACTCTGTTAGCCCGTACTTCTTTGCTAAG ATTTTAGGGGAGCTCCCAGAACACTGTGCTTTTGTTATAATTTATGGGTTTCCTATCTACTGGCTAGCAAACCTTGTTCCTGAACCAGAACATTTTCTGCTGAACTTACTCTCGGTGTGGCTGGCTGTGTACAGTGCCCGCGCGATGGCACTTTGggtggcagcactgctgccaacATTACAGCTCTCAGCCTTCTTTGGCAACGTCCTTTTCACATCATTCTACCTGAGCGGTGGTTTTGTGATAAGCCTGGAAAGCCTCTGGACAG ttccattttgggtttCCAAAATCTCTTTTCTCAGATGGAATTTTCAAAGCATGATGCAAATCCAGTTCAATGACTTCACATATGAAATGACTGTTGGAAATACTACTTTTCAAATACCAGGGGAACTT GTCACCGAGGCTCTGGACCTGAACTCCCACCCTCTCTACGTCAGCTACCTGGTCCTCGCTGGCATCGTTTGCAGCTTCCTGCTTCTGTACTACTTATCTCTGAGATTCATCAAGCAGAAATCAAGCCAAGACTGGTAA